A single Curtobacterium sp. MCJR17_020 DNA region contains:
- the miaB gene encoding tRNA (N6-isopentenyl adenosine(37)-C2)-methylthiotransferase MiaB — MATVAARQRTYEVRTYGCQMNVHDSERLSGSLQAAGYTAADGEQADVVVINTCAVRENADNRLYGNLGQLAGIKRDHPGMQIAVGGCLAQKDKNVILEKAPWVDVVFGTHNMGSLPTLLERARHNDEAQIEILEALDVFPSTLPTKRDSTHSGWVSISVGCNNTCTFCIVPSLRGKEKDRRPGDVLAEIQALVDDGAIEVTLLGQNVNSYGVEFGDRQAFGKLLRAAGTIDGLERIRFTSPHPAAFTDDVIDAMAETPNVMPQLHMPLQSGSDRVLKAMRRSYRSERFLGILDRVRAGIPNAAISTDIIVGFPGETEEDFADTLRVVEQARFASAFTFQYSIRPGTPAATMDDQLPKHVVQERYERLVALQERITAEENAAQVGRSVEVLVATGEGRKDDATRRLSGRAEDSRLVHFAVPEGSAVPRPGDVVTVEITRAAPHFLIADDDAPLRIRRTRAGDAWDRAEAESCGVPTAAAPGDGPRPVSLGLPTLRVGR; from the coding sequence ATGGCCACCGTCGCAGCGCGCCAGCGCACCTACGAAGTCCGCACCTACGGGTGCCAGATGAACGTGCACGACTCCGAGCGGCTGAGCGGGTCGCTGCAGGCGGCGGGCTACACGGCGGCGGACGGCGAGCAGGCCGACGTCGTCGTGATCAACACCTGCGCGGTGCGCGAGAACGCCGACAACCGGCTGTACGGCAACCTCGGGCAGCTCGCGGGCATCAAGCGCGACCACCCCGGCATGCAGATCGCCGTCGGTGGGTGCCTGGCGCAGAAGGACAAGAACGTCATCCTCGAGAAGGCGCCGTGGGTGGACGTGGTCTTCGGCACGCACAACATGGGGTCGTTGCCGACGCTGCTCGAACGTGCGCGGCACAACGACGAGGCGCAGATCGAGATCCTCGAAGCGCTCGACGTGTTCCCGTCGACACTGCCGACCAAGCGCGACTCGACCCACAGTGGGTGGGTGTCGATCTCGGTCGGGTGCAACAACACGTGCACGTTCTGCATCGTCCCGTCGCTCCGTGGCAAGGAGAAGGACCGCCGACCGGGTGACGTGCTCGCCGAGATCCAGGCGCTCGTCGACGACGGCGCGATCGAGGTCACGCTGCTCGGGCAGAACGTGAACTCGTACGGGGTCGAGTTCGGCGACCGGCAGGCGTTCGGCAAGTTGCTGCGCGCGGCCGGCACCATCGACGGCCTCGAGCGCATCCGCTTCACGAGCCCGCACCCGGCGGCCTTCACCGACGACGTCATCGACGCCATGGCCGAGACCCCGAACGTCATGCCGCAGCTGCACATGCCGTTGCAGTCCGGGTCCGACCGGGTCCTCAAGGCCATGCGCCGGAGCTACCGGAGCGAGCGGTTCCTCGGCATCCTCGACCGGGTGCGCGCCGGGATCCCGAACGCGGCGATCTCGACCGACATCATCGTCGGTTTCCCCGGCGAGACGGAAGAGGACTTCGCGGACACCCTCCGCGTCGTCGAGCAGGCACGGTTCGCCAGCGCCTTCACGTTCCAGTACTCGATCCGCCCCGGCACCCCGGCGGCGACGATGGACGACCAGCTGCCGAAGCACGTCGTGCAGGAGCGGTACGAGCGGCTCGTCGCGCTGCAGGAACGCATCACCGCTGAAGAGAACGCCGCGCAGGTCGGCCGGAGCGTCGAGGTCCTGGTCGCGACGGGCGAGGGACGGAAGGACGACGCGACCCGCCGGTTGTCCGGACGCGCGGAAGACTCGCGGCTCGTGCACTTCGCCGTGCCGGAGGGCTCCGCGGTCCCGCGACCCGGCGACGTCGTGACGGTCGAGATCACCCGAGCGGCCCCGCACTTCCTGATCGCCGACGACGATGCTCCGCTGCGCATCCGACGCACCCGAGCGGGCGACGCCTGGGACCGCGCCGAGGCCGAGAGCTGCGGCGTGCCGACCGCGGCGGCGCCCGGCGACGGTCCGCGCCCGGTGTCGCTCGGGCTGCCGACGCTCCGTGTCGGCCGCTGA
- the miaA gene encoding tRNA (adenosine(37)-N6)-dimethylallyltransferase MiaA, translating into MSAADLIAVVGATGTGKSDLGIAIAERLRAAGRNAEIVNADAMQLYRGMDIGTAKLSFDERHGIPHHQLDVLDVTDEASVAAYQVAARADVDRIQADGGVAVLVGGSGLYVSSVLFDLAFPGTDPELRAQLEREHDELGPGTLLERLRGMDPAAAATIDARNPRRLIRALEIASRSEVVTPSLPSAPRAWRPSRILHLRRDREQLVAALHARAAGMFAAGLVDEVAALREQGIEDGKTARAAIGYSQALDVLRGTSTIEAAVEATGIATRKYARRQVSWFRRYADAETLDVTGADRGDLAELARRIVP; encoded by the coding sequence GTGTCGGCCGCTGACCTGATCGCCGTCGTCGGTGCGACGGGGACGGGCAAGTCCGACCTCGGGATCGCGATCGCCGAACGCCTCCGCGCCGCCGGCCGGAACGCCGAGATCGTCAACGCCGACGCCATGCAGCTGTACCGCGGCATGGACATCGGCACCGCGAAGCTGTCGTTCGACGAACGGCACGGCATCCCGCACCACCAACTCGACGTGCTCGACGTCACCGACGAGGCCAGCGTCGCCGCGTACCAGGTGGCCGCCCGAGCCGACGTGGACCGGATCCAGGCGGACGGCGGCGTCGCCGTGCTCGTCGGCGGCAGTGGGCTCTACGTGTCCTCCGTCCTGTTCGACCTGGCGTTCCCCGGCACCGACCCGGAACTCCGCGCGCAGCTCGAGCGCGAGCACGACGAGCTCGGTCCGGGCACCCTGCTCGAGCGGCTCCGCGGCATGGACCCGGCGGCCGCAGCGACGATCGATGCACGCAACCCACGGCGGTTGATCCGAGCACTCGAGATCGCGAGCCGATCCGAGGTCGTGACCCCGAGCCTCCCGTCCGCGCCCCGCGCCTGGCGACCGTCCCGGATCCTGCACCTGCGGCGTGACCGCGAGCAGCTCGTCGCGGCGCTGCACGCGCGTGCGGCGGGCATGTTCGCCGCCGGGCTCGTCGACGAGGTCGCAGCGCTGCGCGAGCAGGGCATCGAAGACGGGAAGACCGCGCGGGCCGCGATCGGGTACTCGCAGGCGCTCGACGTGCTGCGGGGGACCTCGACGATCGAGGCCGCGGTCGAGGCGACCGGCATCGCGACGCGCAAGTACGCCCGACGGCAGGTGTCGTGGTTCCGGCGCTACGCCGACGCCGAGACCCTCGACGTCACCGGAGCCGACCGCGGGGACCTGGCGGAACTGGCCCGTAGGATCGTCCCGTGA
- the dapF gene encoding diaminopimelate epimerase, with amino-acid sequence MTELHFTKGQGTGNDFVLFADPDATVDLTPERIRAIADRRFGVGGDGVIRAVRSEAIPEGRALVAVEPAATWFMDYHNADGTVAEMCGNGIRVFARYLTESGLVELAPGETLTVGSRKGLVDIQRTTNGFAADLGRWGLGIEDGGSDDVMVRAKNLDGARPGIGIDVGNPHVVVAVATEDELADLDLTFLPVLDPAPEHGANVEFVLPGDPLINDGVGEITMRVHERGSGETLSCGTGAVAAALATRYWVGSGAPDTWRVRVPGGVVTVRMFAAEDGEHVSLSGPAELVFSGDLTV; translated from the coding sequence GTGACCGAGCTGCACTTCACCAAGGGCCAGGGGACCGGCAACGACTTCGTCCTGTTCGCCGACCCCGACGCCACCGTCGACCTGACCCCCGAGCGGATCCGCGCGATCGCGGACCGACGCTTCGGCGTGGGCGGCGACGGCGTGATCCGTGCGGTGCGGTCCGAAGCGATCCCCGAAGGACGCGCGCTGGTGGCCGTCGAACCCGCGGCGACGTGGTTCATGGACTACCACAACGCCGACGGCACCGTCGCCGAGATGTGCGGCAACGGGATCCGGGTGTTCGCGCGGTACCTGACCGAGTCCGGCCTGGTCGAGCTCGCACCCGGTGAGACCCTGACCGTCGGCAGCCGCAAGGGCCTGGTCGACATCCAGCGGACCACCAACGGCTTCGCTGCCGACCTCGGCCGGTGGGGGCTGGGCATCGAGGACGGCGGCTCCGACGACGTCATGGTGCGCGCCAAGAACCTCGACGGCGCCCGGCCAGGCATCGGCATCGACGTCGGCAACCCCCACGTGGTCGTCGCCGTCGCGACCGAGGACGAACTCGCCGACCTCGACCTGACCTTCCTGCCCGTGCTCGACCCGGCGCCCGAGCACGGCGCCAACGTCGAGTTCGTGCTGCCCGGCGACCCCCTGATCAACGACGGCGTCGGCGAGATCACGATGCGGGTGCACGAGCGGGGCAGCGGCGAGACGCTGTCGTGCGGCACCGGCGCGGTGGCTGCTGCCCTGGCGACGCGGTACTGGGTCGGCTCCGGTGCGCCGGACACCTGGCGCGTGCGGGTTCCGGGCGGCGTCGTGACGGTGCGGATGTTCGCGGCGGAGGACGGCGAGCACGTGTCGCTGTCCGGGCCGGCCGAGCTGGTGTTCTCCGGGGACCTGACGGTCTGA
- a CDS encoding methyltransferase, translating into MANDHYFSANPSSDTRERQIDVTLDGRSLTLTTAAGVFSPDGLDRGTRVLLGSVPPPAHDGALLDIGCGWGPIAITMALHSPDASVWGVDVNERVLGLARANAEAAGASNVTIALPDDVPDDLRFRTIWSNPPIRVGKDELHEILLTWLPRLEVDGDAWLVVSKDLGGDSLQKWLVGALGAGFHVARASTDKGFRVIRVHRTA; encoded by the coding sequence ATGGCGAACGACCACTACTTCTCCGCGAACCCGTCATCGGACACCCGCGAACGCCAGATCGACGTCACCCTCGACGGCCGGTCGCTCACGCTGACCACGGCAGCAGGGGTCTTCAGCCCGGACGGCCTCGACCGCGGCACCCGCGTGCTGCTCGGTTCCGTCCCGCCGCCCGCGCACGACGGCGCGCTGCTCGACATCGGCTGCGGCTGGGGCCCGATCGCGATCACGATGGCGCTGCACTCCCCCGACGCGTCGGTGTGGGGCGTCGACGTCAACGAACGGGTGCTCGGCCTGGCGCGGGCCAATGCCGAGGCCGCCGGTGCGTCGAACGTCACGATCGCCCTGCCCGACGACGTCCCGGACGACCTGCGCTTCCGGACGATCTGGTCGAACCCGCCGATCCGCGTCGGCAAGGACGAACTGCACGAGATCCTGCTGACGTGGCTGCCCCGGCTCGAGGTCGACGGCGACGCCTGGCTCGTCGTGTCGAAGGACCTCGGGGGCGACTCGTTGCAGAAGTGGCTCGTCGGTGCGCTCGGGGCCGGGTTCCACGTCGCGCGGGCGTCCACCGACAAGGGGTTCCGCGTCATCCGCGTGCACCGCACGGCGTAG
- the hflX gene encoding GTPase HflX has product MTDTHQQNDQTNDDSADGVVERVLRNADRRAASSIFAPAQAIQTRSVDEHGWDGDGDQYDREDRAALRRVAGLSTELEDVTEVEYRQLRLEQVVLIGVYPHGDAQDAENSLRELSALAETAGAVVLDGLLQRRPNPDPATYLGKGKAEELAMVVKATGADTVIADTELAPSQRRALEDVVKVKVIDRTAVILDIFSQHAKTREGKAQVELAQLQYLLPRLRGWGDSMSRQAGGQVSGGAGMGSRGPGETKIELDRRRIHTRMSKLRRQIAGFRPAREAKRADRHRNEVPSVAIAGYTNAGKSSLLNRLTSAGVLVQNQLFATLDATVRRTESTKGREFTFVDTVGFVRNLPHQLVEAFRSTLEEVGEADVIVHVVDGSHPDPGAQLATVREVIGDVGAHDIPEIVVFNKADLIDDAQRLVLIGLASDAVFVSARTGEGIPELLRTIEERLPEPDVELTVVVPYDRGDLVSTLHDAGAVDSVDYVEDGTRLRVRVFQRQVAELDPYVVAPVTS; this is encoded by the coding sequence ATGACGGATACCCATCAGCAGAACGACCAGACCAACGACGACAGCGCAGACGGTGTCGTCGAACGGGTGTTGCGCAACGCCGACCGCCGCGCAGCATCGTCCATCTTCGCCCCCGCCCAGGCGATCCAGACCCGCTCGGTCGACGAGCACGGTTGGGACGGCGACGGCGACCAGTACGACCGTGAGGACCGGGCGGCCCTGCGCCGCGTCGCCGGCCTCTCCACCGAGCTCGAGGACGTCACCGAGGTCGAGTACCGCCAGCTGCGGCTCGAGCAGGTCGTCCTGATCGGCGTGTACCCGCACGGTGACGCGCAGGACGCCGAGAACTCCCTGCGGGAGTTGTCCGCCCTGGCCGAGACGGCCGGCGCGGTGGTCCTCGACGGGCTCCTCCAGCGTCGACCGAACCCCGACCCGGCGACCTACCTCGGCAAGGGCAAGGCGGAAGAGCTCGCGATGGTCGTCAAGGCCACCGGCGCCGACACGGTGATCGCGGACACCGAGCTCGCCCCGTCGCAGCGCCGTGCGCTCGAGGACGTGGTGAAGGTCAAGGTCATCGACCGCACGGCTGTGATCCTCGACATCTTCAGCCAGCACGCGAAGACCCGAGAGGGCAAGGCCCAGGTCGAGCTCGCGCAGCTCCAGTACCTGCTGCCCCGACTGCGCGGCTGGGGTGACTCGATGTCCCGGCAGGCCGGTGGTCAGGTCTCCGGCGGTGCGGGCATGGGTTCGCGTGGTCCCGGTGAGACGAAGATCGAGCTCGATCGACGTCGCATCCACACCCGCATGTCGAAGCTCCGCCGCCAGATCGCCGGGTTCCGTCCCGCGCGCGAGGCGAAGCGTGCCGACCGCCACCGCAACGAGGTGCCGAGCGTCGCCATCGCCGGCTACACGAACGCCGGCAAGTCCTCGCTCCTGAACCGTCTGACGAGCGCCGGCGTGCTGGTGCAGAACCAGTTGTTCGCGACGCTGGACGCCACGGTCCGCCGGACCGAGAGCACCAAGGGCCGCGAGTTCACGTTCGTGGACACGGTCGGCTTCGTCCGGAACCTGCCGCACCAGCTGGTCGAGGCCTTCCGCTCCACCCTCGAGGAGGTCGGCGAGGCCGACGTCATCGTGCACGTGGTCGACGGCTCGCACCCCGACCCCGGGGCGCAGCTCGCGACCGTGCGCGAGGTCATCGGCGACGTCGGCGCGCACGACATCCCCGAGATCGTCGTGTTCAACAAGGCCGACCTGATCGACGACGCACAGCGCCTGGTCCTGATCGGGCTCGCGTCGGACGCCGTCTTCGTGTCGGCCCGCACGGGCGAGGGCATCCCGGAGCTCCTCCGCACCATCGAGGAGCGCCTGCCGGAGCCCGACGTCGAGCTCACGGTGGTCGTGCCCTACGACCGCGGTGACCTCGTCTCCACGCTGCACGACGCCGGCGCGGTCGACTCGGTCGACTACGTCGAGGACGGCACGCGCCTGCGCGTGCGCGTCTTCCAGCGCCAGGTCGCGGAGCTCGATCCGTACGTGGTCGCCCCCGTCACGTCCTGA
- the lexA gene encoding transcriptional repressor LexA: protein MVDELRGQKPLTAKQQTILDAIRASIASRGYPPSMREIGDAAGLSSLSSVSHQLGQLELGGWIRRDPNRPRALEVLVDEPTPDVTGPDVDATTLVPLVGRIAAGVPITAEQHVDEIVPLPRQLVGTGDLFMLKVVGESMIDAAICDGDWVVVRSQQTAENGDIVAAMLDEEATVKVFRQRDGHTWLLPRNTAFEPILGDAASVLGKVVAVLRSL, encoded by the coding sequence GTGGTGGACGAACTGCGGGGCCAGAAGCCGCTGACCGCGAAGCAGCAGACGATCCTCGACGCCATCCGCGCGTCCATCGCCTCACGGGGCTACCCGCCGAGCATGCGCGAGATCGGCGACGCAGCCGGGCTCTCCTCGCTGTCGAGCGTCTCCCACCAGCTCGGCCAGCTCGAGCTCGGCGGCTGGATCCGCCGCGACCCGAACCGTCCCCGTGCACTCGAGGTCCTGGTCGACGAGCCCACGCCGGACGTCACCGGGCCCGACGTCGACGCCACCACGCTCGTGCCCCTGGTCGGCCGGATCGCCGCCGGTGTCCCGATCACGGCGGAGCAGCACGTCGACGAGATCGTCCCCCTGCCCCGGCAGCTCGTCGGTACCGGCGACCTCTTCATGCTCAAGGTCGTCGGCGAGTCGATGATCGACGCCGCGATCTGCGACGGCGACTGGGTGGTCGTCCGCTCGCAGCAGACCGCCGAGAACGGTGACATCGTCGCCGCCATGCTCGATGAAGAGGCCACCGTCAAGGTCTTCCGTCAGCGCGACGGTCACACGTGGCTGCTCCCCCGCAACACCGCGTTCGAGCCGATCCTCGGCGACGCGGCGTCGGTGCTCGGCAAGGTCGTCGCGGTCCTCCGCTCGCTCTGA
- a CDS encoding LysM peptidoglycan-binding domain-containing protein, which produces MSTIAIADIQRTAAPAVRVRLRLTRRGRIVFTTLAALPLLIVVAFFVLNGGQASAGDAAAGGARTQFDTVTIQPGETLWQLAEDTAPNADPRDFVQDVISLNALDGSGLQAGEQIAIPTKYTSGQ; this is translated from the coding sequence ATGAGCACCATCGCCATCGCTGACATCCAGCGCACCGCGGCCCCCGCCGTGCGCGTCCGCCTGCGCCTGACGCGCCGCGGCCGCATCGTCTTCACGACGCTCGCCGCGCTCCCCCTCCTCATCGTCGTCGCCTTCTTCGTCCTGAACGGCGGCCAGGCGTCCGCCGGTGACGCCGCCGCTGGTGGCGCCCGGACGCAGTTCGACACGGTCACGATCCAGCCGGGCGAGACGCTCTGGCAGCTGGCGGAGGACACCGCGCCGAACGCCGACCCGCGCGACTTCGTGCAGGACGTCATCAGCCTCAACGCCCTCGACGGCTCCGGGCTGCAGGCCGGCGAGCAGATCGCCATCCCGACGAAGTACACCTCCGGCCAGTAG
- a CDS encoding histidinol-phosphate transaminase, whose product MAFTLEDLPIRDDLRGQSPYGAPQKHVRVQLNVNENTHPVPDDVADDIVASIRQALATVNRYPDREFTELRESLAGYLGHGLTAEQLWAANGSNEVLQQLLQAFGGPGRSVLGFPPTYSMHSILASGTGTTWIPAERDDEFRIAPETVVAAIEQHRPDIVFLCGPNNPTGTPLPIETIEAAYAATDGIVMVDEAYAEFMPADVPSALTLLPGRERLVVSRTMSKAFAFAGARVGYMAAHPAVIDAVRLVRLPYHLSVLTQAAAVAALRHAPEMLAMVDDIKEQRDRMVTELQAMGYRTYETWSNFVLFGGVADPHAAFESLLERDVIVRDLGIPNHLRVSAGTEEETTAFLDAMRQVAAEQPPVRVGA is encoded by the coding sequence GTGGCATTCACGCTGGAAGACCTCCCGATCCGAGACGACCTGCGCGGTCAGAGCCCCTACGGCGCTCCGCAGAAGCACGTCCGCGTCCAGCTGAACGTCAACGAGAACACGCATCCCGTACCGGACGACGTGGCTGACGACATCGTCGCCTCGATCCGACAGGCGCTCGCGACGGTGAACCGCTACCCGGACCGCGAGTTCACGGAGCTCCGCGAGTCGCTGGCCGGGTACCTCGGCCACGGCCTCACTGCAGAACAGCTGTGGGCGGCGAACGGCTCGAACGAGGTCCTCCAGCAGCTGTTGCAGGCCTTCGGTGGCCCGGGGCGTTCCGTCCTCGGGTTCCCGCCCACCTACTCGATGCACTCGATACTGGCCTCCGGCACCGGCACGACCTGGATCCCGGCGGAGCGCGACGACGAGTTCCGCATCGCACCCGAGACCGTCGTGGCGGCGATCGAGCAGCACCGACCGGACATCGTGTTCCTGTGCGGGCCGAACAACCCCACGGGCACACCGCTGCCGATCGAGACGATCGAGGCCGCGTACGCCGCGACCGACGGCATCGTGATGGTGGACGAGGCCTACGCCGAGTTCATGCCGGCCGACGTGCCGAGCGCCCTCACGCTGCTGCCCGGGCGGGAGCGACTCGTGGTCTCCCGGACCATGAGCAAGGCGTTCGCGTTCGCCGGCGCACGGGTCGGCTACATGGCGGCGCACCCCGCCGTGATCGACGCCGTACGGCTCGTGCGGCTGCCGTACCACCTGTCCGTCCTGACGCAGGCAGCCGCCGTCGCAGCACTGCGCCACGCGCCCGAGATGCTCGCGATGGTCGACGACATCAAGGAACAGCGCGACCGGATGGTGACCGAGCTGCAGGCCATGGGCTACCGGACGTACGAGACCTGGTCGAACTTCGTCCTGTTCGGCGGGGTCGCCGACCCGCACGCCGCGTTCGAGTCACTGCTCGAGCGGGACGTCATCGTGCGCGACCTCGGGATCCCGAACCACCTGCGGGTGAGTGCCGGCACCGAAGAGGAGACCACCGCGTTCCTCGACGCCATGCGGCAGGTCGCCGCCGAGCAGCCGCCGGTTAGGGTTGGGGCATGA
- the hisB gene encoding imidazoleglycerol-phosphate dehydratase HisB, with protein MTARTASISRSTSESSVELELDLDGTGSSDISTSVPFFDHMLTAFSKHSLIDLRVRSTGDTDIDVHHTVEDTGIVLGQALKQALGDRSGIGRYGDALVPLDEALAQAVVDVSGRPFLVHSGEPEGFEFHRIGGHFTGSMIRHVFEAITFNAGITVHVRVLGGRDPHHIAEAEFKAFARAMRKAVELDPRVDGIPSTKGAL; from the coding sequence ATGACCGCCCGTACCGCCTCGATCAGCCGCAGCACGAGCGAATCGAGTGTCGAACTCGAGCTCGACCTCGACGGCACCGGCTCGTCCGACATCTCGACGAGCGTGCCGTTCTTCGACCACATGCTCACCGCGTTCAGCAAGCACTCGCTCATCGACCTGCGCGTGCGCTCGACCGGTGACACCGACATCGACGTGCACCACACGGTGGAGGACACCGGCATCGTGCTCGGGCAGGCGCTCAAGCAGGCCCTCGGCGACCGGTCCGGCATCGGCCGGTACGGCGACGCCCTCGTGCCCCTCGACGAAGCGCTGGCCCAGGCGGTCGTCGACGTCTCCGGGCGTCCGTTCCTCGTGCACTCGGGTGAGCCCGAAGGGTTCGAGTTCCACCGCATCGGCGGTCACTTCACCGGGTCGATGATCCGCCATGTGTTCGAGGCGATCACGTTCAACGCGGGCATCACCGTGCACGTCCGGGTGCTTGGTGGCCGCGACCCGCACCACATCGCCGAAGCCGAGTTCAAGGCGTTCGCGCGTGCGATGCGCAAGGCGGTCGAGCTCGACCCGCGCGTCGACGGCATCCCCTCCACCAAGGGCGCACTGTGA
- the hisH gene encoding imidazole glycerol phosphate synthase subunit HisH — protein MTAKPNVVVLDYGSGNVHSAAKALERAGAQVTLTSDKQAALRADGLLVPGVGAFAAVIDQLEGVQGGEIVDHRLAGGRPVLGICVGMQVLFSRGIERGADVEGLGQWPGTVEQLQAEVLPHMGWNTVQAPENSVLFDGLHDERFYFVHSYGVTDFPLDAYGPFRAPGLTWAEHGQRFIAAVENGPLTATQFHPEKSGEPGIRLLTNWVRSL, from the coding sequence GTGACCGCGAAGCCGAACGTCGTCGTCCTCGACTACGGGTCGGGCAACGTCCACTCCGCCGCCAAGGCACTCGAGCGTGCCGGAGCCCAGGTCACGCTGACCTCGGACAAGCAGGCGGCGCTGCGTGCCGACGGCCTGCTCGTGCCCGGGGTCGGGGCGTTCGCCGCGGTCATCGACCAGCTCGAGGGCGTCCAGGGTGGCGAGATCGTCGACCACCGTCTGGCCGGCGGCCGCCCGGTGCTCGGCATCTGCGTGGGCATGCAGGTGCTGTTCTCCCGCGGCATCGAGCGCGGAGCCGACGTCGAGGGGCTCGGACAGTGGCCCGGCACCGTCGAGCAGCTCCAGGCCGAGGTCCTGCCGCACATGGGCTGGAACACCGTCCAGGCACCGGAGAACTCCGTGCTGTTCGACGGGCTGCACGACGAGCGGTTCTACTTCGTGCACTCGTACGGCGTGACCGACTTCCCGCTCGACGCCTACGGGCCGTTCCGTGCTCCCGGCCTGACGTGGGCCGAACACGGGCAGCGGTTCATCGCCGCGGTCGAGAACGGGCCGCTCACCGCGACCCAGTTCCACCCCGAGAAGTCCGGCGAGCCGGGCATCCGCCTGCTGACCAACTGGGTGCGCTCGCTCTGA
- the priA gene encoding bifunctional 1-(5-phosphoribosyl)-5-((5-phosphoribosylamino)methylideneamino)imidazole-4-carboxamide isomerase/phosphoribosylanthranilate isomerase PriA, with protein sequence MTDLTDTSPLVLLPAVDVVDGQAVRLTQGEAGSETGYGDPVAAARTWRDQGAEWIHLVDLDAAFGRGDNRKVIAHAIREVDGVSVELSGGIRDDASLEAALATGAARVNLGTAALENPDWAARVIGEYGEQIAVGLDVRGTTLASRGWTEDAGDLWEVLDRLEAAGCARYVVTDVTKDGTLQGPNVELLRQVCDRTDQPVVASGGISTLDDLRALRELVPFGLEGAIIGKALYSGAFTLPAALDIASE encoded by the coding sequence ATGACCGACCTCACCGACACCTCGCCCCTCGTCCTGCTGCCTGCCGTCGACGTCGTCGACGGCCAGGCCGTCCGGTTGACCCAGGGCGAGGCGGGGAGCGAGACCGGCTACGGCGACCCCGTCGCCGCCGCGCGCACCTGGCGTGACCAGGGCGCGGAGTGGATCCACCTGGTGGACCTCGACGCGGCGTTCGGTCGGGGCGACAACCGCAAGGTCATCGCGCACGCGATCCGCGAGGTCGACGGCGTCTCCGTCGAGCTGTCTGGTGGCATCCGCGACGACGCCTCGCTCGAAGCCGCGCTCGCCACGGGGGCCGCACGGGTCAACCTCGGCACGGCGGCGCTCGAGAACCCGGACTGGGCCGCTCGGGTGATCGGCGAGTACGGCGAGCAGATCGCCGTCGGGCTCGACGTGCGTGGCACGACCCTCGCCAGCCGTGGCTGGACCGAGGACGCCGGCGACCTGTGGGAGGTCCTCGACCGGCTCGAGGCCGCGGGGTGCGCCCGGTACGTCGTCACCGACGTCACGAAGGACGGCACGCTGCAGGGCCCGAACGTCGAGCTGCTGCGCCAGGTGTGCGACCGGACCGACCAGCCCGTCGTGGCTTCTGGCGGGATCTCGACGCTCGACGACCTGCGGGCGCTGCGCGAGCTCGTGCCGTTCGGGCTCGAGGGCGCGATCATCGGCAAGGCGCTGTACTCCGGGGCGTTCACGCTGCCGGCCGCACTCGACATCGCCTCGGAGTAG
- a CDS encoding SseB family protein → MAGISNGRGTGPDAATGPDDAHTPGGAADSAGFAWEGRTFDHHDTAFAEDDGLADPALTAAIAGVAAGASQAAVVAALRTARLLIPLIAEAGDLGETDAGKLVDKTQELSIVTVAGPDGRSVMPAFTSVDAMHAWDAAARPVPVESRRVAMAAASEETQLVVLDPKSATEFVLRRPAVWALGQDLPWTPCFEDPEVAQAFADSVVGERSVARVELTPGDPVGRFAGPELTVGLALHPGLDREQVGELVGRLQQRWSTDAVIAERVDSMRVALRAA, encoded by the coding sequence GTGGCGGGGATCTCGAACGGGCGCGGAACCGGTCCGGACGCGGCAACCGGTCCCGACGACGCGCACACCCCGGGTGGCGCGGCGGATTCGGCCGGCTTCGCGTGGGAAGGCCGCACGTTCGACCACCACGACACCGCCTTCGCCGAGGACGACGGGCTGGCCGACCCTGCGCTGACCGCGGCGATCGCGGGCGTGGCCGCCGGTGCATCGCAGGCGGCGGTCGTCGCGGCACTGCGCACCGCCCGCCTGCTCATCCCGCTCATCGCCGAGGCCGGCGACCTCGGTGAGACCGACGCCGGCAAGCTCGTGGACAAGACCCAGGAGCTCTCGATCGTGACGGTCGCCGGGCCCGACGGGCGGAGCGTGATGCCCGCGTTCACCTCGGTCGACGCGATGCACGCCTGGGACGCCGCTGCCCGGCCCGTGCCCGTGGAGTCACGCCGGGTGGCGATGGCCGCGGCGAGCGAGGAGACGCAGCTCGTCGTGCTCGACCCGAAGTCGGCGACCGAGTTCGTGCTGCGCCGTCCCGCGGTGTGGGCGCTCGGCCAGGACCTGCCGTGGACCCCGTGCTTCGAGGACCCCGAGGTCGCCCAGGCGTTCGCCGACTCGGTCGTTGGGGAGCGCAGCGTCGCCCGCGTCGAACTGACCCCCGGTGACCCGGTCGGACGCTTCGCCGGCCCGGAGCTGACCGTCGGACTGGCGTTGCACCCGGGGCTCGACCGTGAGCAGGTCGGCGAGCTCGTCGGACGCCTGCAGCAGCGGTGGTCGACGGACGCCGTCATCGCCGAACGCGTCGACAGCATGCGCGTGGCCCTGCGGGCAGCCTGA